The Glycine soja cultivar W05 chromosome 8, ASM419377v2, whole genome shotgun sequence genome has a window encoding:
- the LOC114422169 gene encoding lysine-rich arabinogalactan protein 19-like, with amino-acid sequence MGRTYVLMMVAALLLSSTMAQSPASSPALSPTHTPVATPPRRALSPSPSSVSPAASPATGNSPPAPPTSSPSESPLPSAATPNISPSTISTPPSEGPAANGAVFNRVSGSALLLIFAAAILI; translated from the coding sequence aTGGGTCGTACCTATGTTCTTATGATGGTTGCTGCATTGTTGTTGAGCTCCACCATGGCTCAATCTCCAGCTTCGTCGCCGGCTTTGTCCCCCACCCACACGCCGGTGGCCACTCCACCTAGGAGGGCGTTGTCGCCGTCTCCGTCGTCTGTGTCACCAGCGGCTTCACCCGCCACCGGAAATTCTCCTCCGGCACCACCTACTTCTTCTCCTTCGGAATCGCCACTTCCATCAGCTGCTACTCCCAACATCTCTCCCTCGACCATCTCGACTCCGCCATCTGAAGGACCAGCTGCAAACGGTGCCGTTTTCAACAGAGTTTCCGGATCTGCTCTGCTTCTCATTTTCGCTGCGGCTATACtcatataa
- the LOC114422171 gene encoding bifunctional riboflavin biosynthesis protein RIBA 1, chloroplastic-like: MASFNLSYSSSPALSRPRASKHFKFFNDVPFVRMNSKFPSSDNAFGRIKAMLISGGGELLSHPNGNDIVIGTNLVGDESVQIEVQPNGTLADDTGLTSNVFSMDNNEFDSDSPSAGFASIPEAIEDIRQGKMVVVVDDEDRENEGDLIMAAQLATPEAMAFIVKHGTGIVCVSMKEEDLDRLELPLMVNSKDNDEKLCTAFTVTVDAKHGTTTGVSAHDRATTVLALASRDSTPGDFNRPGHIFPLKYREGGVLKRAGHTEASVDLAVLAGLDPVAVLCEIVDDDGSMARLPKLRQFAEHENLKIVSIADLIRYRRKRDKLVDRSSAAQIPTMWGPFTAYCYRSLLDGIEHIAMVKGDIGDGQDVLVRVHSECLTGDIFGSARCDCGNQLALAMQQIEAAGRGVLVYLRGHEGRGIGLGHKLRAYNLQDDGRDTVEANEELGLPVDSREYGIGAQMLRDLGVRSMKLMTNNPAKYIGLKGYGLTVSGRIPLLTLITSENKRYLETKRVKMGHIYGTEFNGRLSTHDSGNGNATRIEDSNAVTGL, encoded by the exons atggcTTCTTTCAATCTCTCTTATTCTTCCTCACCAGCCCTCTCACGTCCCCG GGCAAGCAAAcacttcaaattcttcaatgatGTGCCTTTTGTCCGAATGAATTCTAAATTTCCCTCAAGTGATAATGCTTTTGGGAGAATCAAAGCTATGTTGATCTCTGGAGGGGGTGAACTACTTTCCCATCCAAATGGCAATGACATTGTGATAGGTACAAATCTGGTTGGAGATGAATCTGTTCAAATTGAGGTACAGCCTAATGGAACACTGGCAGATGACACAGGGCTAACAAGCAATGTTTTCTCTATGGACAACAATGAATTTGATTCGGACAGCCCCTCAGCAGGTTTTGCTTCCATTCCTGAGGCAATTGAAGACATTCGCCAGGGAAAG ATGGTAGTGGTTGTGGACGATGAAGATCGAGAAAATGAAGGAGACTTGATAATGGCAGCACAGTTGGCAACACCCGAGGCAATGGCTTTTATTGTAAAGCATGGAACTGGTATAGTTTGTGTAAGCATGAAAGAGGAAGATCTGGATAGATTGGAACTTCCTTTGATGGTGAACAGTAAGGACAATGATGAGAAACTTTGTACGGCATTCACTGTGACAGTG GATGCTAAACATGGTACAACCACTGGGGTGTCAGCTCACGATAGGGCAACAACAGTCTTGGCCCTTGCGTCTAGAGATTCTACTCCAGGCGATTTCAATCGCCCGGGCCATATTTTCCCACTAAAATACAGGGAAGGTGGTGTCTTGAAGAGAGCCGGACATACAGAAGCTTCTGTTGATCTTGCTGTACTTGCTGGTTTGGATCCAGTGGCAGTTCTGTGTGAGATTGTAGATGATGATGGTTCCATGGCTAGACTGCCAAAGCTTCGCCAGTTTGCAGAgcatgaaaatttgaaaattgtatCTATTGCTGACTTAATAAG ATATAGAAGAAAAAGGGATAAGTTAGTGGATCGCTCTTCTGCTGCACAGATACCTACAATGTGGGGACCATTCACAGCTTACTGTTACAGATCACTTTTAGACGGGATTGAGCATATTGCAATGGTTAAG GGTGACATTGGAGATGGACAAGATGTTCTTGTGAGAGTACACTCAGAGTGTCTGACAGGAGACATATTTGGATCTGCCAGATGTGACTGCGGAAATCAGCTTGCACTTGCAATGCAACAGATTGAGGCTGCTGGTAGGGGTGTGCTGGTATATCTCCGTGGACACGAAGGAAGGGGTATTGGATTGGGCCACAAGCTTCGTGCTTATAACCTACAGGATGATGGACGAGATACTGTTGAAGCCAATGAGGAATTGGGATTGCCAGTTGACTCCAGGGAGTATGGCATTGGTGCACAG ATGTTGAGGGACTTGGGTGTACGATCTATGAAGCTGATGACAAACAATCCGGCAAAATATATTGGGCTCAAAGGTTATGGTTTGACAGTTTCGGGTAGGATCCCATTGTTAACTCTTATCACTTCGGAGAACAAGAGATATTTAGAGACCAAACGTGTGAAAATGGGTCACATATATGGCACGGAATTTAACGGCCGATTGAGCACTCATGACAGTGGTAATGGTAATGCCACCAGGATTGAGGACTCTAATGCTGTTACTGGCTTATAA
- the LOC114422172 gene encoding dicarboxylate transporter 2.1, chloroplastic-like, with the protein MESYALHSLSTSFSRFSQLHHPPPPVISRSQFNQSQSLSLRSPITISQRFSFPSSTFKFNPFSKPHYPIQASPSSPPPPPPPTPIQGAKPIPFIISISIGLIVRFLVPKPVQVTPEAWQLLSIFLSTIAGLVLSPLPVGAWAFLGLTASVVTKTLTFTEAFGAFTNEVIWLIVISFFFARGFVKTGLGDRIATFFVKWMGKSTLGLSYGLTFSEVLIAPAMPSTTARAGGVFLPIIKSLSLSAGSEPASPTSKKLGAYLIQNQFQSAGNSSALFLTAAAQNLLCLKLAEELGVIVPNPWVTWFKAASLPAIVCLLLTPLILYKLYPPVIKDTPEAPALAAKKLESMGPVTKNEWIMVGTMLLAVSLWIFGDTIGIASAVAAMIGLSILLLLGVLDWNDCLNEKSAWDTLAWFAILVGMASQLTNLGIVSWMSDCVADNLRSFSLSWPASLAVLQAAYFFIHYLFASQTGHVGALYSAFLAMHRAAGVPGILAALALGYNTNLFGAITHYSSGQAAVYYGAGYVDLPDIFKMGFIMAFINAIIWGGVGSVWWKFLGLY; encoded by the exons ATGGAGAGCTATGCACTCCACTCTCTCTCAACCTCTTTCTCTCGCTTTTCTCAACTCCATCACCCTCCTCCCCCTGTCATCTCCAGATCCCAATTCAACCAAtctcaatctctctctctccgATCACCCATCACAATCTCCCAACGTTTCTCCTTCCCCTCCTCCACCTTCAAATTCAACCCTTTCTCAAAACCCCATTACCCTATTCAAGCTTCTCcttcatcaccaccaccaccaccaccaccaacacctATACAGGGTGCAAAGCCCATTCCTTTTATCATCTCCATATCCATCGGCCTCATTGTTCGCTTTTTGGTTCCCAAACCCGTCCAAGTCACCCCCGAGGCCTGGCAGCTCCTCTCCATATTCCTCTCCACCATCGCGGGCCTTGTGCTGAGCCCGTTGCCGGTCGGGGCGTGGGCCTTTCTGGGCCTCACGGCCTCCGTTGTGACCAAAACTCTCACCTTTACAGAGGCCTTCGGCGCCTTCACGAACGAGGTGATTTGGCTGATTGTGATTTCGTTCTTCTTTGCTCGCGGATTCGTGAAGACCGGGCTCGGGGATAGAATCGCTACTTTCTTCGTGAAGTGGATGGGAAAGAGCACTCTGGGTCTGTCTTATGGGCTCACGTTCAGTGAAGTGCTGATTGCGCCGGCAATGCCTAGCACCACCGCGAGGGCTGGTGGTGTGTTCTTGCCGATTATTAAGTCACTCTCACTCTCTGCTGGCAGTGAACCCGCCAGTCCCACTTCTAAGAAACTCGGGGCTTACCTCATTCAGAACCAATTtcag TCTGCTGGTAACTCTAGTGCTCTTTTCCTAACTGCTGCAGCTCAAAATCTGCTGTGTCTCAAATTAGCAGAGGAGCTTGGGGTGATAGTTCCAAACCCATGGGTTACTTGGTTTAAAGCAGCTAGTTTACCTGCcattgtttgtcttcttcttacGCCATTGATTTTGTACAAGCTCTATCCCCCTgtaatcaaagacacaccagaggcTCCTGCCCTGGCTGCCAAGAAACTGGAAAGTATGGGCCCTGTCACTAAAAATGAATGGATTATGGTCGGCACAATGCTTCTTGCAGTgtctttgtggatctttgg AGACACTATTGGCATAGCAAGTGCTGTAGCTGCAATGATTGGTTTATCAATACTACTCCTATTAGGAGTCCTTGACTGGAATGACTGTTTGAATGAAAAATCAGCATGGGATACCTTAGCTTGGTTTGCCATTCTGGTAGGCATGGCAAGCCAGTTGACAAACCTTGGAATTGTGAgctggatgtctgattgtgtggCCGACAACCTTCGGTCATTCTCTTTGAGCTGGCCGGCCTCATTGGCTGTTCTTCAGGCAGCTTATTTCTTCATCCACTACCTTTTTGCAAGTCAGACTGGACACGTGGGGGCTTTATACTCTGCATTTCTTGCCATGCATAGGGCAGCTGGTGTTCCTGGTATTCTGGCAGCCCTTGCTTTAGGTTATAATACAAATCTTTTTGGTGCAATAACACACTATAGTAGCGGCCAGGCTGCTGTATACTATGGAG CTGGTTATGTAGACCTTCCGGATATCTTCAAAATGGGCTTCATCATGGCTTTTATTAATGCTATCATCTGGGGAGGTGTTGGTTCTGTCTGGTGGAAATTTTTGGGATTGTATTGA
- the LOC114422175 gene encoding probable calcium-binding protein CML20 has translation MSSLYRGESRRYNNKPRGRHNLTTQKKQEIKEAFELFDTDGSGTIDAKELNVAMRALGFEMTEEQINKMIEDVDKDGSGAIDYDEFEYMMTAKIGERDTKEELMKAFNIIDHDKNGKISALDIKRIAKELGQNFTDREIQEMVDEADQDNDREVSAEEFITMMNRNRFHH, from the exons ATG TCATCTTTATATAGAGGAGAATCCAGGAGGTACAACAATAAACCAAGAGGACGTCATAATTTGACAACGCAGAAGAAGCAGGAGATTAAGGAAGCCTTTGAGTTATTTGATACTGATGGCTCAG GAACTATTGATGCCAAAGAGCTGAATGTTGCCATGAG GGCCCTTGGATTTGAGATGACAGAAGAG caaattaataaaatgatagaAGATGTGGACAAGGATGGAAGTGGAGCAATTGATTATGATGAATTTGAGTACATGATGACAGCCAAAATAGGAGAAAGGGACACTAAAGAGGAGCTCATGAAAGCTTTCAATATTATTGATCATGATAAAAAT GGAAAGATATCTGCATTAGACATCAAGCGCATTGCAAAAGAGCTAGGACAAAATTTCACCGACAGAGAGATTCAGGAGATGGTTGATGAAGCAGACCAAGATA ATGATCGAGAAGTTAGTGCAGAGGAGTTCATCACGATGATGAACAGAAATCGCTTCCATCACTAG